TCACAACGAGAGGAGGTGACATAGTATGAAGAAACTTGGATTAGTAATGAGCGTCATGGTTGTGTTGGCAGGTCTTGCGTATGCGAGCTCCCTTGCCATTCCGTGGTTCGCAGACAATGCTCCGCCTGATGTAGGCTGGCCGCCGAAAGCAGACCTCCCACGCGCACAGTCCGTTACCCTGATCTATCTGAAGAACAATACGGATGACGTGCTCACTGCTGAAATCACTTATTTTAGTGAAACCGGTGAAAATCTGGGGCCTGAATTCCCGGACAATACCTTCTCCATCAGCCCGAAAGCATCTGTTGCGTTCCGTCCTGTAGCGATAGATCCTATCGGCACATTAGAAGGTGGTGCATTGGGCGGACTTGAAGGTGCTGAAGGCGTAGCTGTTCCGGATCGTCCCCGTGATGTGGACACGAAAAAGAACGGCTCTGCCACCATTTCCTGGGTCGGTGGACCTACTGATATTCAAGGTATGGTCGCCACGGCTGGTAATGCCATGTCCTATGCGCACTTGCTGCCTCCCGGAAATTGATCGAATGGCTTGTTAACTATTTAATAACCATGCAATACTATGAAGGCGAGAATGTTGAAAGACATGCTCGCCTTATTTCTTTTTAAACACCTCTCCTTTTATAAGTATTTTTTGTGGCGCCAAAAGTTTTTAGACATTATGACTGAATCCCCTCATATATCTTGCGTTGCTTGTGCCGGTGTTCATCTTAGATTTTTCGGAAAAAGAAAAGACTATGCCTATTATCGCTGCGCCGACTGTGCCACCTTACAGCTTGTACCCTTTCCCGACAAATCTCAACTAGACAAAGCCTACCAAGATGAGTATGCCTCTGTCGGGCATTGTCAAGCTGCTCCTGAAACACGCAATTTAGCAGCGTCGCCTCAATTTGAAGCACTTGTGCAGCTTCTTATGAAATATGGTCAACCGGAACGAGTTTTAGAATATGGTCCAGGTTGGGGGGGATTGCTTGATTGTCTACAAAGCCACCATATCCAAGGGGAAGGTTTAGAACTCTCCGCTGAAATGGCGGACTATTGTGCGACGAAGGGCTACACCATCTATCGCAATGAAATAAGCGAATTGGAGCA
This genomic interval from Candidatus Hydrogenedentota bacterium contains the following:
- a CDS encoding class I SAM-dependent methyltransferase, which produces MLKDMLALFLFKHLSFYKYFLWRQKFLDIMTESPHISCVACAGVHLRFFGKRKDYAYYRCADCATLQLVPFPDKSQLDKAYQDEYASVGHCQAAPETRNLAASPQFEALVQLLMKYGQPERVLEYGPGWGGLLDCLQSHHIQGEGLELSAEMADYCATKGYTIYRNEISELEHSESYDAILMSYVFEHLVNHKLFFEAAQRLLKSEGLFISTQPTAAFASFFGRLFRLGLSSLPLPELHSTFSPPWHTVLFSTKGMTLLAEKHGFEILEIRPAPIQQEGGFTGLIQRVLSLVNSVGVACFGINWPLVVGHIFVFKKRS